The Maniola hyperantus chromosome 2, iAphHyp1.2, whole genome shotgun sequence genome includes a region encoding these proteins:
- the LOC138403603 gene encoding uncharacterized protein produces the protein MIYDVNCFLKKEADECVDSLKQIRSQIEEVASLLSQSENNQTIQTMQVMKMETVSKLNCVVSKLAKIQKRTSEATKTSIGTVKNIANQAKSSDLLITFRTPGKKRPRAKPVTNIDNFDQGIIKRCIHNFHKTNNELPTIGKLKKKLEEDINFKGSETSLRVIIKELGFRWKKTENNRKLLIETSNIRLQRIEYLSKIRKYRQEGRPIVYTDESYVDSSHSTTKAWSDGPTEGLKKPISKGQRVVIVHAGSEAGFIPNALLTFKAGTKTGDYHDNMNYENYEKWLRTQLIPNLPPNSVVVVDNASYHNKQWDLAPSSNTKKADMQNWLTDKGIQYDSTMLKPQLYNLIKANKERFKTFSIDQILAEANHSILRLPPYHPDLNPIEMAWATIKQYVASKNVKWNLQECTKLIKEKVSLMGAQEWGKICKKVKDIEEEYVKSDHVVDLLTEQFIIRVDDNSEDDDSDDGYEDDDDDNCNRGSPEPGPSTSKRRCTISCRGSTTGPCGDFIEGVKPLTDSESE, from the coding sequence ATGATATATGACGTGAATTGCTTTTTAAAGAAAGAAGCTGACGAATGTGTCGATTCATTGAAGCAAATTCGAAGTCAGATTGAGGAAGTTGCTTCTTTACTCAGTCAGTCGGAGAATAACCAAACTATACAGACTATGCAGGTAATGAAAATGGAAActgtttctaaattaaattgtgtagtCAGTAAATTAGCTAAAATTCAAAAACGGACATCGGAGGCCACTAAGACTTCAATTGGAACTGTAAAAAATATCGCAAATCAAGCCAAGAGTTCCGATTTGCTAATTACTTTCAGAACACCTGGAAAAAAACGTCCCAGAGCTAAACCAGTTACGAATATTGATAATTTTGACCAAGGTATTATAAAAAGATGTATACACAATTTTCACAAGACGAATAATGAACTTCCCACCATTGGGAAACTAAAAAAGAAACTTGAGGAAGATATAAACTTTAAAGGGTCAGAAACAAGTCTTCGTGTAATTATAAAGGAGTTAGGATTTCGCTggaaaaaaacagaaaacaacCGTAAATTACTAATAGAAACATCGAATATCCGATTACAACGCattgaatatttaagtaaaataagaaaatatcgACAAGAAGGAAGACCCATTGTTTACACAGATGAATCCTACGTAGATTCATCGCACTCAACAACCAAAGCCTGGAGCGATGGCCCTACGGAAGGACTAAAAAAACCCATTTCTAAAGGACAACGAGTCGTGATAGTCCACGCAGGATCTGAAGCTGGGTTTATACCAAATGctttattaacttttaaagCCGGCACCAAAACAGGGGACTATCACGACAACATGAATTACGAGAATTATGAAAAATGGCTTAGGACACAATTAATTCCCAACCTACCACCCAATTCTGTAGTGGTTGTCGACAACGCTTCATACCACAATAAACAATGGGATTTAGCACCGTCCTCCAATACCAAAAAAGCCGATATGCAGAATTGGCTAACTGATAAAGGCATACAATATGATTCAACAATGCTCAAGCCACAATTGTACAACTTGATAAAAGCTAATAAAGAAagatttaaaactttttcaataGATCAAATTTTAGCAGAAGCAAACCATAGCATATTGAGATTACCGCCTTACCATCCAGACCTCAACCCCATAGAAATGGCATGGGCTACTATTAAACAATATGTAGCTAGCAAAAATGTTAAATGGAATTTACAAGAATGTACCAAACTTATCAAAGAAAAAGTATCCTTAATGGGTGCCCAGGAATGgggaaaaatatgtaaaaaggtAAAAGATATAGAAGAAGAGTACGTCAAGAGTGACCATGTAGTTGATTTACTTACCGAGCAATTTATAATTCGCGTCGATGATAATTCCGAAGACGATGATTCTGATGATGgttatgaagatgatgatgatgacaactgCAACCGAGGAAGCCCTGAACCCGGACCCTCAACAAGCAAAAGACGTTGCACAATTTCGTGTCGCGGCAGCACCACTGGACCATGCGGTGATTTCATAGAAGGCGTTAAACCTTTAACTGATtcagaatctgaatag